Proteins found in one Nocardia brasiliensis ATCC 700358 genomic segment:
- a CDS encoding acyl-CoA reductase, whose amino-acid sequence MHEVALPILVNGETVADSGVEPLVVTYESGWRITIPRPTAELVRDVLKTQRDALAELHLDEITVFLERVGRLWGDPGYPGRRDAVALAARITGYHETMIEDDYTRIARACARAKLYDIVETDLDNPLLLDDWLPKQSIFLRALPKGRVLHLMVGNVPLAGLFTVIRGLLTKNVTVAKLPRRDLVSTLAFARTFADVDPWHPLTRALSVLYWPGGDPVEQDFIDASDVVCAWGKHSSIAAIKPRIPVGTELVEFGPKESIILIGADDGGWADVAVRAAYDLSVYEQEACFSPQRIFVEGDGDVFAAGLVRGLEHVAQRLPCGFRTVDAQAHITRARQEARFDGYRVRQSAGSDWTVVTVPPGETPELEHPLGRTAYVYSVARLADAVAAVHRDTQTVAVYPWHRGKQLGRALTLAGASRVTEVGLMSRPRPGFVHDEMRPLHSLVRWVSVERGLDYRGRFRAADRAEFEQRIYGLPVRDSSE is encoded by the coding sequence ATGCACGAGGTAGCGTTGCCGATTCTCGTGAACGGCGAGACGGTGGCCGACAGCGGGGTCGAACCGCTCGTAGTCACCTACGAATCGGGTTGGCGGATCACGATTCCCCGGCCGACCGCCGAACTGGTCCGGGACGTGCTGAAGACGCAACGAGATGCGCTCGCCGAGCTGCACCTGGACGAGATCACGGTTTTCCTCGAGCGGGTCGGCCGGTTGTGGGGCGATCCCGGCTACCCCGGCCGCCGCGACGCCGTCGCGCTGGCGGCACGGATCACCGGCTACCACGAGACGATGATCGAGGACGACTACACGCGGATCGCGCGCGCCTGCGCTCGGGCCAAGCTCTATGACATCGTCGAGACAGACCTGGACAATCCGCTGCTGCTCGATGATTGGCTGCCCAAGCAGTCGATCTTCCTGCGGGCGTTGCCCAAAGGGCGCGTACTGCATTTGATGGTCGGCAATGTTCCGCTGGCCGGGTTGTTCACGGTGATTCGCGGGTTGCTCACGAAGAACGTGACCGTCGCGAAACTGCCGCGCCGCGATCTGGTCTCGACGCTCGCCTTCGCCCGCACCTTCGCCGACGTCGATCCCTGGCATCCGCTCACCCGCGCGCTCTCCGTACTCTATTGGCCCGGCGGTGATCCGGTGGAGCAGGATTTCATCGACGCTTCGGATGTGGTGTGCGCGTGGGGAAAACACTCCTCGATCGCGGCGATCAAGCCGCGGATCCCGGTCGGGACCGAGCTGGTGGAGTTCGGCCCGAAAGAGAGCATCATCTTGATCGGTGCCGACGACGGCGGCTGGGCGGACGTCGCGGTGCGCGCGGCGTACGACCTGAGCGTCTATGAGCAGGAGGCCTGCTTCAGTCCGCAGCGGATCTTTGTGGAAGGCGACGGCGACGTCTTCGCCGCCGGTCTCGTGCGCGGGCTCGAGCATGTGGCGCAACGGCTTCCGTGCGGTTTTCGGACCGTGGACGCACAGGCGCACATCACCCGGGCGCGACAGGAGGCCCGGTTCGACGGGTACCGGGTCCGGCAGAGCGCCGGGTCCGACTGGACGGTGGTGACTGTCCCGCCGGGGGAGACACCGGAACTGGAACACCCGCTGGGCCGGACCGCCTACGTCTATTCTGTCGCGCGGCTGGCGGACGCCGTGGCGGCGGTGCACCGAGACACGCAGACCGTCGCCGTGTATCCGTGGCACCGCGGCAAGCAGCTCGGGCGCGCACTCACCCTGGCCGGCGCCTCGCGCGTCACCGAGGTGGGCTTGATGAGCAGGCCCCGCCCCGGGTTCGTGCACGACGAGATGCGTCCGCTGCACTCGCTGGTGCGCTGGGTCTCGGTGGAACGCGGTCTGGACTACCGAGGCCGCTTCCGGGCCGCCGATCGAGCCGAGTTCGAGCAGCGGATATACGGTCTGCCGGTTCGTGATTCGAGCGAATAA